One segment of Deinococcus detaillensis DNA contains the following:
- a CDS encoding S9 family peptidase yields MKERISLEALAALPTVAGLNISHGGEQVAFYADWTGRFELYTLDLATRERRQVTDGQAPKAVRAGFVWSAEDSRLLFSRDHNGDERQAMFDLNLASGEVKALQHAPQSMDYTVAAHPDGQRLLVNSTRGGQMNVHVYDLTKEGESAWTALTTLPNATQAAAWSPDGMRLTLNTNESEDLRNTDGYVLNADGSDLRRVLSVREGSQDSVGEWHPDGKRVAASSDADGTHRVGLLTVETGKVQWLTSEGTEEEMGRFSPDGRWLSAVRNVDSTLTPVLYDTATGEARELKLPPGLALGTQFTQDGRMLFQFVTSTTRLEVLLYNLADDTSEVLLPAEYGEVDPADFVPGEYVKYPTADGLMVPAILYRPRELEAGKTYPALIHAHGGPTAQFFRGFDAQAQFLADRGYLVLCPNVRGSTGYGVTWRDANLLDWGGRDLADVAAGAAYLKSLPEVDGTRLGIFGGSYGGYLSYMAVVKYPDLFKVGVPIVGITDLPQLYEDNSRVMPQLGYYFRTIMGDPVENAELWRDRSAITHAADLKAHLLMMHGTNDPRCPINQARGFRDVLLANGREEGRDFEYVEFGDEGHGAGDIAGKTRSYRLMSDYLARRL; encoded by the coding sequence ATGAAAGAACGTATTTCTCTGGAAGCCCTGGCGGCCCTGCCCACAGTGGCGGGGCTCAACATCTCTCACGGCGGCGAGCAGGTGGCCTTCTACGCCGATTGGACGGGCCGTTTCGAGCTGTATACGCTCGATCTCGCCACCCGTGAGCGCCGTCAGGTCACGGACGGTCAGGCTCCCAAGGCAGTCCGGGCAGGCTTCGTGTGGTCGGCGGAAGACTCGCGCCTTCTGTTCAGCCGGGATCACAACGGTGACGAGCGGCAGGCCATGTTCGATCTAAACCTGGCGTCCGGTGAAGTGAAGGCCCTTCAGCACGCGCCGCAGAGCATGGACTATACTGTGGCCGCCCACCCGGATGGCCAGAGGTTGCTGGTCAACAGCACGCGCGGCGGGCAGATGAACGTGCATGTCTACGACTTGACGAAGGAGGGTGAATCGGCCTGGACGGCACTCACCACACTTCCCAACGCCACCCAGGCCGCCGCCTGGAGTCCGGACGGCATGCGGCTGACGCTCAACACCAATGAGAGCGAGGATTTGCGAAATACCGATGGTTACGTGCTGAACGCGGACGGCTCCGACCTGCGGCGTGTCCTGAGTGTGCGGGAGGGCAGTCAGGACAGCGTGGGCGAGTGGCATCCGGATGGAAAACGCGTGGCCGCCAGCAGTGACGCGGACGGAACCCACCGGGTGGGACTGCTGACTGTGGAGACAGGCAAGGTACAGTGGCTGACTTCTGAAGGCACCGAAGAAGAGATGGGACGCTTCTCGCCGGATGGGCGCTGGCTCAGCGCTGTTCGCAACGTGGACAGCACCTTGACGCCGGTGCTCTATGACACGGCGACGGGCGAGGCGCGTGAACTGAAGTTGCCGCCCGGCCTGGCGCTGGGAACGCAATTTACCCAGGACGGCAGGATGCTGTTTCAGTTCGTCACCTCCACGACCCGGCTGGAAGTCCTGCTGTACAACCTCGCCGACGATACCTCCGAGGTGCTCCTGCCCGCCGAATACGGCGAGGTTGATCCCGCCGACTTCGTGCCGGGCGAGTATGTTAAGTATCCGACAGCGGACGGACTGATGGTGCCCGCCATTCTCTACAGGCCGCGTGAGCTGGAAGCAGGCAAAACCTACCCCGCCCTGATCCACGCGCACGGCGGTCCCACCGCGCAATTCTTCCGGGGGTTCGACGCACAGGCGCAGTTTCTGGCAGACCGGGGCTACCTGGTGCTCTGCCCCAATGTGCGTGGCAGTACTGGCTACGGCGTGACTTGGCGCGACGCCAACCTGCTGGACTGGGGCGGGCGCGATCTGGCCGATGTCGCCGCCGGGGCCGCGTACCTCAAGTCTCTGCCGGAAGTGGACGGCACACGACTGGGCATCTTCGGCGGGAGTTACGGCGGCTACCTCAGCTATATGGCGGTGGTGAAGTACCCAGACCTGTTCAAGGTGGGCGTGCCGATTGTGGGCATCACCGATCTGCCGCAACTGTACGAGGACAACAGCCGGGTGATGCCGCAACTGGGTTACTACTTCCGCACCATCATGGGCGACCCAGTGGAGAACGCCGAGCTGTGGCGCGACCGCAGCGCCATCACCCACGCCGCCGATCTCAAGGCGCACCTGCTGATGATGCACGGCACCAACGATCCGCGCTGCCCTATCAACCAGGCCAGAGGGTTTCGTGACGTGCTGCTGGCAAACGGACGCGAGGAGGGCAGGGATTTCGAGTATGTCGAATTCGGCGACGAGGGCCACGGCGCGGGCGACATTGCCGGAAAAACCCGCAGCTACCGCTTGATGTCCGACTACCTTGCCCGCCGG